The Haloarchaeobius sp. HME9146 genome includes a region encoding these proteins:
- a CDS encoding Gfo/Idh/MocA family protein: MSEDPLSVGFLGYRFMGKAHANALARLPMFFPDAPEIERDVLVGTDEDALEEATDQLGFARYATDWEEVVDEVDVFYNLGPNFLHVEPTVAALKAGTHVLCEKPLAPTTEGAEKVAQAARESDAVAGCAFNYRFVPAIRYARNLIQSGQLGEIHQVRGRYMQDWLVDPEAPWSWRNDEELAGSGALGDLGAHTVDLANFLVGEQTGPMDRVSGHLQTFVEERPVEGSDETKPVTVDDAYSAQVEFENGAMGTFEASRFATGHKNDHTIAVHGSKGSVKFSLERLNELEVHREGSRGYETVLVTDPDDPYVDHWWPPGHVIGWEHTFVHENFEFLSSVASGTDFHPSVQDALGVQRILDAIERSDESSEWVDV, translated from the coding sequence ATGAGTGAAGACCCGCTCTCCGTCGGCTTCCTGGGGTACCGCTTCATGGGCAAGGCCCACGCGAACGCGCTGGCGCGACTGCCCATGTTCTTCCCGGACGCGCCGGAGATCGAACGCGACGTGCTCGTCGGGACCGACGAGGACGCCCTCGAGGAGGCGACCGACCAGCTCGGCTTCGCCCGCTACGCGACCGACTGGGAGGAGGTAGTCGACGAGGTCGACGTGTTCTACAACCTCGGGCCGAACTTCCTCCACGTCGAGCCGACCGTCGCGGCGCTCAAAGCCGGGACGCACGTCCTCTGTGAGAAACCGCTCGCGCCGACGACCGAGGGCGCGGAGAAGGTGGCCCAAGCGGCCCGCGAGTCCGACGCCGTCGCCGGCTGCGCGTTCAACTACCGGTTCGTCCCGGCCATCAGGTACGCCCGCAACCTCATCCAGTCGGGCCAACTCGGCGAGATTCACCAGGTCCGCGGCCGGTACATGCAGGACTGGCTCGTCGACCCCGAGGCCCCCTGGTCGTGGCGCAACGACGAGGAGTTAGCCGGGAGTGGCGCGCTGGGCGACCTTGGCGCGCACACGGTCGATCTCGCGAACTTTCTCGTCGGCGAACAGACCGGCCCGATGGACCGCGTCAGCGGCCACCTCCAGACGTTCGTCGAGGAGCGCCCGGTCGAGGGCAGCGACGAGACGAAGCCTGTGACCGTGGACGACGCCTACAGCGCCCAGGTCGAGTTCGAGAACGGCGCGATGGGCACCTTCGAGGCCTCGCGGTTCGCCACGGGCCACAAGAACGACCACACCATCGCGGTTCACGGGTCGAAAGGCAGTGTCAAGTTCTCGCTCGAACGCCTGAACGAACTCGAGGTCCACCGCGAGGGCTCGCGGGGCTACGAGACGGTGCTCGTCACCGACCCGGACGACCCCTACGTCGACCACTGGTGGCCGCCGGGCCACGTCATCGGCTGGGAGCACACGTTCGTCCACGAGAATTTCGAATTCCTTTCGAGTGTCGCGAGTG
- a CDS encoding DsbA family protein, whose protein sequence is MSNAANDERITVYSDYVCPFCFLGRESLKRYQETRDEPLEIDWRPFDLRSQKRRPDGSIDTSVDDGKDEEYYDQAKQGVRRLQERYDVEMELDLAVDVDSLDAQIASYYVKQHYPNDQWLDFDVAIFEALWQEGRDIGDEDVLVELAEAAGIDGDEIRSAIDDETLRAELHEEFENAQRAGITGVPTFAYDDYAARGAVPPEQLERLVEGTSGQ, encoded by the coding sequence ATGAGCAACGCTGCCAACGACGAGCGTATCACCGTCTACTCCGACTACGTCTGTCCGTTCTGCTTCCTCGGACGCGAGTCGCTGAAGCGCTACCAGGAGACACGAGACGAGCCACTCGAGATCGACTGGCGGCCGTTCGACCTCCGGTCCCAGAAGCGCCGTCCCGACGGCTCCATCGACACGTCGGTCGACGACGGCAAGGACGAGGAGTACTACGATCAGGCGAAACAGGGCGTTCGCCGACTGCAGGAACGGTACGACGTCGAGATGGAGCTGGACCTCGCGGTCGACGTCGACTCCCTCGACGCCCAGATCGCCTCCTACTACGTGAAACAGCACTATCCGAACGACCAGTGGCTCGACTTCGACGTGGCCATCTTCGAGGCCCTCTGGCAGGAGGGTCGCGACATCGGTGACGAGGATGTCCTGGTCGAACTGGCCGAGGCGGCCGGAATCGACGGCGACGAGATTCGCTCGGCCATCGACGACGAGACGCTTCGCGCCGAGCTCCACGAGGAGTTCGAGAACGCCCAGCGTGCTGGTATCACCGGCGTCCCGACGTTCGCGTACGATGACTACGCCGCACGCGGGGCTGTCCCGCCCGAACAACTGGAGCGGCTCGTCGAAGGCACGAGCGGACAGTAG
- a CDS encoding translation initiation factor IF-2 subunit beta, whose product MEYDSLLDRAFSDLPDRPQEAGERLKIPDPAGETDGAFTRLTNLNAIADAVSRDAEHMHRSIQRELGTNGQFDGQQARYNGSFTIADFTAAIDSYVAEYVTCGECGLPDTRLVREDGIDMLRCEACGAFQPVSKNSSKGKNKRQPELEEGRTYQVKITGTGRKGDGVAERGNYTIFVPGAKEGQTVTVLIENISGNLGFARLA is encoded by the coding sequence ATGGAATACGACTCTCTCCTCGACAGAGCGTTCTCGGATCTCCCGGACCGACCCCAGGAAGCAGGCGAGCGCCTCAAGATTCCCGACCCCGCGGGCGAGACGGACGGCGCATTCACACGCCTGACAAATCTCAACGCGATCGCAGACGCGGTCTCGCGTGACGCCGAGCACATGCACCGCAGCATCCAGCGCGAACTCGGTACCAACGGCCAGTTCGACGGCCAGCAGGCCCGCTACAACGGGTCGTTCACCATCGCGGACTTCACCGCGGCCATCGACAGCTACGTCGCCGAGTACGTCACCTGTGGCGAGTGTGGCCTCCCGGACACCCGCCTCGTCCGCGAGGACGGCATCGACATGCTGCGCTGTGAGGCCTGTGGTGCCTTCCAGCCCGTCTCGAAGAACTCCAGCAAGGGCAAAAACAAGCGCCAGCCCGAGCTCGAAGAGGGACGGACCTACCAGGTCAAGATCACCGGCACGGGCCGCAAGGGCGACGGTGTCGCCGAACGCGGTAACTACACCATCTTCGTGCCCGGCGCGAAGGAGGGCCAGACCGTAACGGTCCTCATCGAGAACATCTCCGGCAACCTCGGCTTCGCGCGACTCGCCTGA
- a CDS encoding sugar phosphate isomerase/epimerase, whose translation MDIGVLTVPLGQEPLEDALDYLAGIGVDAVEIGCGGYPGEDHLDREALLDDEAAQQELLALVEEHDLRISALATHNNPLHPDAEQADLADRELREAITLAGQLDVNTVTCFSGLPAGSPSGEVPNWITAPWPPEHADALDYQWELAIDYWSDIAAHAEAEGVDVAIEMHPNMLVYQPDTMLRLREATNERIGANFDPSHLYWQGIDVTEAIRFLGKEDAIHHVHAKDTRIYEHHSKRKGVLDNTSYADGQDRSWIFRSIGYGHGEEHWKDIVSTLRMVDYEGALSIEHEDALTSSREGLEKGVDVLQRAVFETTPGDAYWAE comes from the coding sequence ATGGACATCGGCGTACTCACCGTCCCACTCGGACAGGAACCGCTCGAAGACGCACTCGACTACCTCGCCGGAATCGGCGTCGACGCGGTCGAGATCGGCTGTGGGGGCTACCCCGGCGAGGACCACCTCGACCGCGAGGCACTCCTCGACGACGAGGCGGCCCAGCAGGAACTGCTCGCGCTCGTCGAGGAGCACGACCTTCGAATCAGCGCGCTGGCGACGCACAACAACCCGCTGCACCCTGACGCGGAGCAGGCGGACCTCGCGGACCGCGAACTCCGCGAGGCCATCACGCTCGCGGGCCAGCTCGACGTGAACACGGTGACGTGTTTCTCGGGGCTGCCCGCGGGGAGCCCGTCGGGCGAGGTCCCGAACTGGATCACCGCCCCGTGGCCGCCCGAGCACGCGGACGCACTGGACTACCAGTGGGAGCTCGCCATCGACTACTGGTCGGACATCGCGGCCCACGCCGAAGCCGAAGGCGTCGACGTGGCCATCGAGATGCACCCGAACATGCTGGTGTACCAGCCCGACACGATGCTCCGGCTGCGCGAGGCGACGAACGAGCGCATCGGTGCGAACTTCGACCCCTCGCACCTGTACTGGCAGGGCATCGACGTGACCGAGGCCATCCGGTTCCTGGGTAAGGAGGACGCGATTCACCACGTCCACGCGAAGGACACCCGCATCTACGAGCACCACAGCAAGCGCAAGGGCGTGCTCGACAACACCTCCTACGCCGATGGCCAGGACCGCTCGTGGATATTCCGCTCCATCGGCTACGGCCACGGCGAGGAGCACTGGAAGGACATCGTCTCGACCCTTCGGATGGTCGACTACGAGGGTGCCCTGAGCATCGAACACGAGGACGCGCTCACGAGTTCCCGCGAGGGGCTGGAGAAAGGGGTCGACGTACTCCAGCGCGCCGTCTTCGAGACCACCCCCGGCGACGCCTACTGGGCGGAGTGA
- a CDS encoding ABC transporter ATP-binding protein: MARVKLNDVIKQYDDVTAVDHMNLDIEDGEFITLVGPSGCGKSTTMETIAGLTKPTSGQVLIGDTDVTNYPPKDRGVAMVFQNIALFPHMDVYDNISFGLRLRDYDKEEIDRRVEHASKVVQLEGMLDRQPDEMSGGQRQRVAIARAIVRNPAVFLMDEPLANLDAKLRVHMRTELQRLHKELDTTIIYVTHDQAEAMTMSDRIAVINDGTLQQIDPPLVCYNEPANLFVAGFIGSPSMNFIEGEVTNGGFTSEYINVQFDPSDFGVSEGDQVTLGVRPEDVYREEDLQKVEDPTSPVQTMTDVLEPMGNEIFVYLTYGDEATSGMQEEGDDRLLMSVDPDTEISEDIAQSVVLDRSRLHLFDTASGEAIVHGLSQPLQSEARSGD, from the coding sequence ATGGCACGTGTCAAACTAAACGACGTCATCAAGCAGTACGACGACGTGACAGCGGTAGACCACATGAACCTCGACATCGAGGACGGCGAGTTCATCACGCTCGTCGGTCCGTCGGGGTGTGGGAAGTCGACCACGATGGAGACCATCGCCGGACTCACCAAGCCGACGTCCGGGCAGGTCCTCATCGGCGACACCGACGTCACGAACTACCCACCGAAAGACCGCGGGGTCGCGATGGTCTTCCAGAACATCGCGCTGTTCCCGCACATGGACGTGTACGACAACATCAGCTTCGGGCTGCGGTTGCGCGACTACGACAAAGAGGAGATCGACCGTCGCGTCGAGCACGCCTCGAAGGTCGTACAGCTCGAGGGCATGCTGGACCGCCAGCCGGACGAGATGTCCGGTGGGCAGCGCCAGCGTGTCGCCATCGCCCGCGCCATCGTCCGGAACCCTGCAGTGTTCCTGATGGACGAGCCGCTGGCGAACCTCGACGCGAAGCTGCGTGTGCACATGCGGACGGAGCTCCAGCGCCTGCACAAGGAGCTGGACACCACCATCATCTACGTCACGCACGACCAGGCGGAGGCGATGACCATGTCGGACCGCATCGCGGTCATCAACGACGGGACGCTCCAGCAGATAGACCCGCCGCTGGTCTGTTACAACGAGCCCGCGAACCTGTTCGTCGCCGGCTTCATCGGGTCGCCGTCGATGAACTTCATCGAGGGCGAGGTGACCAACGGTGGCTTCACGTCGGAGTACATCAACGTGCAGTTCGACCCCAGCGACTTCGGCGTCTCCGAAGGCGACCAGGTCACCCTCGGCGTCCGCCCGGAGGACGTCTACCGCGAGGAGGACCTCCAGAAGGTCGAAGACCCGACCAGCCCCGTCCAGACGATGACCGACGTGCTCGAACCCATGGGGAACGAGATATTCGTCTACCTCACCTACGGGGACGAGGCGACCTCTGGCATGCAGGAGGAGGGCGACGACCGCCTCCTGATGAGTGTCGACCCGGACACGGAGATCTCGGAGGACATCGCGCAGTCGGTCGTCCTCGACCGCTCGCGGCTCCACCTGTTCGACACCGCGTCCGGAGAGGCTATCGTCCACGGACTGTCCCAGCCGCTCCAGTCGGAGGCTCGCTCGGGTGACTGA
- a CDS encoding Gfo/Idh/MocA family protein: MTDDDTIRIGIVGLGGIARHHADHLEALTNDDDIAADLAGGMDIVADARDAFEADYGVPTYEDAAELYETVDAVIVTTPNRFHEEYVTSALEAGLDVLVEKPLAHSVESAERIAAVARDADSFCMVGFHNRFAPTVEVLKEQQDQGRFGDVYHVEANYIRRRGVPGRGSWFTDSSVAGGGSLIDIGAHAIDLAMHMLDFPEVVEVSGETRSIFGGREDYTYLHMWGKDGDGDFDVDDSAQALVRFANGQTLALETSWATNRPPTQTYVMQGTEAGATVDRADETLTIHEVEDIGGPHFSDTEITTREEPAHRKEQRAFVEAVAAGEAPERNTVEQALTVQRIMGAIYESSERGEAVSLRDDHDTEPPLQPPN, from the coding sequence ATGACAGATGATGATACAATACGGATTGGTATCGTAGGCCTCGGTGGTATCGCACGGCACCACGCCGACCACCTGGAGGCACTGACGAACGACGACGACATCGCTGCTGACCTGGCCGGCGGGATGGACATCGTGGCGGACGCGCGGGACGCGTTCGAGGCGGACTACGGCGTCCCCACGTACGAGGACGCGGCAGAGCTCTACGAGACGGTCGACGCCGTCATCGTGACCACGCCGAACCGGTTCCACGAGGAGTACGTGACGAGCGCGCTGGAAGCCGGACTCGACGTGCTCGTCGAGAAACCGCTCGCGCACTCGGTCGAGAGCGCCGAGCGCATCGCCGCGGTGGCGCGAGACGCCGACAGCTTCTGTATGGTCGGCTTCCACAACCGGTTCGCACCGACCGTCGAGGTACTCAAGGAGCAACAGGACCAGGGCCGGTTCGGCGACGTGTACCACGTCGAGGCGAACTACATCCGCCGGCGGGGCGTCCCCGGGCGCGGCTCGTGGTTCACCGACTCCTCGGTCGCGGGCGGCGGCTCGCTCATCGACATCGGCGCACACGCCATCGACCTGGCGATGCACATGCTGGACTTCCCCGAGGTCGTGGAGGTGTCGGGCGAGACGCGCTCGATATTCGGCGGCCGCGAGGACTACACGTACCTGCACATGTGGGGCAAGGACGGCGACGGCGACTTCGACGTGGACGACTCCGCACAGGCGCTCGTCCGCTTCGCGAACGGCCAGACGCTGGCCCTGGAGACCTCCTGGGCGACCAACCGGCCGCCAACGCAGACGTACGTGATGCAGGGCACCGAGGCCGGCGCGACCGTCGACCGCGCGGACGAGACCCTGACCATCCACGAGGTCGAGGACATCGGTGGGCCGCACTTCTCGGACACCGAGATAACGACCAGGGAAGAACCAGCGCACCGCAAGGAGCAACGCGCCTTCGTCGAGGCCGTCGCCGCGGGCGAAGCGCCCGAGCGCAACACGGTCGAGCAGGCGCTCACCGTCCAGCGGATCATGGGCGCGATCTACGAGTCCTCCGAGCGCGGCGAGGCCGTCTCCCTGCGCGACGACCACGACACGGAACCGCCGCTCCAGCCACCGAACTGA
- a CDS encoding extracellular solute-binding protein, whose product MKVAGASGVGVGLAGCVSSNDNGGDNSGGGGGEDTDTETQISTEAPTEDITVQFAGDSNFKKVEGEINKILHENGLPENITLEVIAGSFTTGDRKAKYKNILSAGQQKPTIMMMDNGWMIPFVVRGQLQNLSKSVPSEITEKVKSDYFEASVATATMDGDLYGIPLFTDVPTIHYRKDLVEQAGYDPDNNNWATEPMSWQKFSRVISDTMEQTGKDGFTWQGKAYEGLSCCAFNEFMSTQGGAYFGGMDNLFGPVGDRPITVTEEPVIRSLKMMRTFIHGSSDDQSLDSVTGNISPQAVVQMTEEPSREPFTNGDAIANRNWPYSIIINGAEDAWGKDLGTMPVPYGVTPEESKYDGIGGTSSALGGWHLGINPNSSDTQKQAAVQIFKAITKEEAQLRLFELGGWIPPVPSVLESQKAKQLDIIGRYLDTLRVGGQNMVPRPVTRVWGQESTQISKEVNATLQQNKSPSKAMESLAASLEQIENSV is encoded by the coding sequence GTGAAGGTCGCTGGCGCGTCCGGTGTGGGAGTTGGACTCGCCGGCTGTGTCTCGAGCAACGACAACGGAGGCGATAACAGTGGTGGTGGCGGTGGCGAAGACACCGACACCGAGACCCAGATCAGCACGGAAGCTCCGACGGAGGATATCACCGTCCAGTTCGCGGGTGACTCTAACTTCAAGAAGGTCGAAGGAGAGATCAACAAGATCCTCCACGAGAACGGCCTGCCGGAAAACATCACTCTCGAAGTCATCGCCGGCTCGTTCACCACGGGTGACCGGAAGGCGAAGTACAAGAACATCCTCTCGGCCGGTCAGCAGAAGCCGACCATCATGATGATGGACAACGGCTGGATGATTCCGTTCGTCGTCCGCGGCCAGCTCCAGAACCTGAGCAAGTCCGTCCCGTCCGAGATCACGGAGAAGGTCAAGAGCGACTACTTCGAGGCCAGCGTCGCGACAGCCACGATGGACGGCGACCTGTACGGCATCCCGCTGTTCACCGACGTCCCGACCATCCACTACCGCAAGGACCTGGTCGAGCAAGCTGGCTACGACCCGGACAACAACAACTGGGCGACCGAGCCGATGAGCTGGCAGAAGTTCTCCCGTGTCATCAGCGACACGATGGAGCAGACCGGCAAGGACGGCTTCACGTGGCAGGGGAAGGCCTACGAGGGTCTCTCGTGCTGTGCGTTCAACGAATTCATGAGCACCCAGGGTGGCGCGTACTTCGGCGGAATGGACAACCTGTTCGGCCCCGTCGGCGACCGCCCGATCACCGTCACCGAAGAGCCCGTCATCCGTTCGCTGAAGATGATGCGGACGTTCATCCACGGCAGCAGCGACGACCAGTCGCTCGACTCGGTCACGGGGAACATCTCGCCCCAGGCTGTCGTCCAGATGACCGAGGAGCCGTCGCGTGAACCCTTCACGAACGGCGACGCGATCGCCAACCGCAACTGGCCCTACTCGATCATCATCAACGGCGCAGAGGACGCCTGGGGCAAGGACCTCGGAACGATGCCGGTCCCGTACGGCGTCACGCCCGAGGAGTCCAAGTACGACGGCATCGGTGGTACCAGCTCCGCCCTCGGTGGCTGGCACCTCGGCATCAACCCGAACTCGAGCGACACGCAGAAGCAGGCGGCCGTCCAGATCTTCAAGGCGATCACGAAGGAGGAAGCCCAGCTCCGTCTGTTCGAGCTCGGTGGCTGGATCCCGCCGGTCCCGTCCGTCCTCGAGAGCCAGAAGGCGAAGCAGCTCGACATCATCGGCCGCTACCTCGACACCCTCCGTGTCGGTGGACAGAACATGGTTCCGCGTCCGGTCACGCGCGTCTGGGGCCAGGAGTCCACGCAGATCTCCAAGGAAGTCAATGCGACCCTCCAGCAGAACAAGTCGCCGAGCAAGGCCATGGAGAGTCTTGCCGCTTCCCTGGAACAAATCGAGAACAGCGTCTAA
- a CDS encoding TrmB family transcriptional regulator, whose translation MNSDELREVLQEAGLSPYQSKAYVALLELGTASARELVEASDVPDPRIYDVVRSLEDRGYVETYEQDTMRARAHSPADVLEDLQSRASRFEQAADEIEDRWEQPELDRHAASIVKRFETVVDRARLFIEEAENQIQLSASLEQYEQLEGALAEALERGVYIQLSIYTAPDEEYELPAEERLAKTTTEARHRPIPSPFVALIDRRKACFGPHEDALNEYGVLVDDRMHEYVFHWYYVGCLWEICDEIYTARNDEPPIEYVDVREFIRDVEPLLLDGATVGVRVLGKDVSSGEERILEGDLTDVYYEGDDYVGAKEIPLAQLAGRASITVETSEGEITVGGEGAMLEDIEGIRLTMTEISR comes from the coding sequence ATGAACTCCGACGAGTTACGTGAAGTCCTGCAGGAAGCGGGACTCTCACCGTACCAGTCGAAGGCGTACGTGGCCCTGCTCGAGCTCGGGACGGCGTCTGCACGCGAGCTGGTCGAGGCGAGCGACGTTCCGGATCCGCGAATCTACGACGTGGTCCGGTCGCTCGAAGACCGAGGCTACGTCGAGACGTACGAGCAAGACACGATGCGGGCACGTGCGCACAGCCCGGCGGACGTGCTCGAAGACCTCCAGAGCCGTGCCTCTCGCTTCGAGCAGGCCGCCGACGAGATAGAGGACCGGTGGGAACAGCCCGAACTGGACCGCCACGCGGCGAGCATCGTGAAGCGGTTCGAGACCGTCGTCGACCGCGCGCGACTGTTCATCGAGGAGGCCGAGAACCAGATACAGCTCTCGGCCAGCCTCGAACAGTACGAGCAGCTCGAGGGTGCCCTCGCCGAGGCGCTCGAACGCGGCGTCTACATCCAGCTCTCCATCTACACGGCTCCGGACGAGGAGTACGAACTCCCCGCCGAGGAGCGACTCGCGAAGACGACGACCGAGGCCCGCCACCGACCGATTCCCTCACCGTTCGTCGCGCTCATCGACCGGCGCAAGGCGTGTTTCGGCCCCCACGAGGACGCCCTGAACGAGTACGGCGTCCTCGTCGACGACCGGATGCACGAGTACGTGTTCCACTGGTACTACGTCGGCTGTCTGTGGGAGATCTGTGACGAGATCTACACCGCCCGGAACGACGAGCCGCCCATCGAGTACGTCGACGTTCGCGAGTTCATCCGCGACGTGGAACCGCTCTTGCTCGATGGGGCGACCGTCGGCGTCCGTGTGCTCGGCAAGGACGTCTCGTCTGGTGAGGAACGGATACTGGAAGGCGACCTCACAGACGTCTACTACGAGGGTGATGACTACGTCGGTGCAAAGGAGATTCCGTTAGCCCAGCTGGCGGGACGCGCGTCGATCACCGTCGAGACCAGCGAGGGCGAGATCACCGTCGGCGGTGAGGGTGCGATGCTCGAGGATATCGAGGGGATTCGGCTGACGATGACCGAGATTTCGCGCTGA
- a CDS encoding universal stress protein, translated as MAFDTVLLALGQGDEERIESITDTVVDIAAPSDATVILGHVFTWEEYDEVKAKLSISKDAEVTPDDVAAKYSPVREVEALLSEAGIDYEIRGAVGEYGHEIVGLAEAEDAELVVVGGRKRSPTGKAVFGSTAQEVMLNAPCPVTFVRSD; from the coding sequence ATGGCATTCGACACCGTACTGCTCGCCCTCGGTCAAGGGGACGAGGAACGCATCGAATCGATCACCGATACCGTCGTCGACATCGCCGCACCCAGCGACGCCACCGTCATCCTCGGCCACGTGTTCACGTGGGAGGAGTACGACGAGGTGAAAGCGAAGCTCTCGATCTCCAAGGACGCCGAGGTCACGCCCGACGACGTCGCCGCGAAGTACAGCCCGGTCCGGGAGGTCGAAGCACTCCTCTCGGAGGCCGGTATCGACTACGAGATTCGCGGGGCCGTCGGTGAGTACGGCCACGAGATCGTCGGGCTCGCGGAAGCCGAAGACGCGGAACTGGTCGTCGTCGGTGGGCGCAAGCGCTCCCCGACCGGGAAGGCCGTCTTCGGGTCGACCGCCCAGGAGGTCATGCTGAACGCGCCGTGTCCGGTGACGTTCGTGCGCTCCGATTGA
- a CDS encoding carbohydrate ABC transporter permease, whose product MENLSEAQFAYLLLTPALLLLAAIAVWPLLSTFRMSLFADNLIAAGQVGDFVGIKNYTQLLTGKKNALMPSPFIPTSLSVDALFNSALTVTLIFTITSVVFETIIGFGQALVLDQDFKGRRWVRVAIIIPWAVPIVVQGMIFFLMFQPGIGFLIGSEEAPTILQTLGPFSFSPFANTIDSTLIVIVADIWKTSAFMALLILAGLQSIDRNLYEVARVAGASPWQRFKYITFPLILPTILVAMLFRTIQAMRVYGIIETVSGCSTVPSLSCLVISTFNNNLIATSATVAFVTAGIIGLVVTVYIIGYAREDMA is encoded by the coding sequence ATGGAGAATCTCAGCGAGGCCCAGTTCGCGTATCTTTTGCTCACGCCAGCGTTGCTGTTGCTTGCCGCGATAGCGGTGTGGCCACTGTTGAGTACGTTCCGCATGTCGTTGTTCGCGGACAACCTCATCGCCGCCGGTCAGGTCGGTGACTTCGTCGGAATCAAGAACTACACCCAGCTGCTCACCGGCAAGAAGAACGCACTGATGCCGTCACCGTTCATCCCGACCAGTCTGTCGGTCGACGCGCTGTTCAACAGCGCACTCACGGTGACGCTCATCTTCACCATCACGAGCGTCGTCTTCGAGACCATCATCGGTTTCGGCCAGGCGCTCGTCCTCGATCAGGACTTCAAGGGGCGACGCTGGGTTCGTGTCGCCATCATCATCCCGTGGGCTGTGCCCATCGTCGTGCAGGGGATGATCTTCTTCCTGATGTTCCAGCCGGGCATCGGGTTCCTAATCGGCAGTGAAGAGGCACCGACCATACTCCAGACCCTGGGACCGTTCTCGTTCTCCCCGTTCGCGAACACGATCGACTCCACGTTGATCGTCATCGTCGCGGACATCTGGAAGACCTCTGCGTTCATGGCCCTGCTCATCCTCGCGGGGCTGCAGAGCATCGACCGGAACCTGTACGAGGTCGCCCGCGTCGCGGGTGCCTCGCCGTGGCAGCGCTTCAAGTACATCACGTTCCCGCTCATCCTGCCGACCATCCTGGTCGCGATGCTGTTCCGCACCATCCAGGCGATGCGGGTCTACGGGATCATCGAGACGGTGTCCGGTTGTTCGACGGTTCCATCGCTATCATGTCTCGTCATCTCGACGTTCAATAACAACCTGATAGCGACGTCCGCGACGGTCGCGTTCGTGACGGCAGGCATCATCGGCCTGGTCGTCACCGTCTACATCATCGGGTACGCCCGGGAGGACATGGCATGA
- a CDS encoding carbohydrate ABC transporter permease, which translates to MSTDDSTQENPFAGGDAELKRGPFQRWVDKSIQDPQRVYRSMFYVVTIFFLTTTLFPFYWLLILALTPTGPSGTLPEIGLLPNGFEVSTFQLVFDTIPFMRYMFNSLFLALSTTVIVLLLASLAGYVFGRLEFPGRRGLMLLVLAISYFPPAAFFLPLWDLFNGNVSLSLLGYTISSPQLYNTPGSMMLPFSAIFMPLSIFILTTFYGQIPDGLEDAARIEGTTRLGALFRVIVPLSAPGVATAGVLTFIAVYNEFFFSFLMTSGEAENWAPVVAGILQLRRAGQFQTTYNAMAAASIIAVLPVTILVVVAQEKIVSGLTSGALKE; encoded by the coding sequence ATGAGTACCGACGATTCCACGCAAGAGAATCCGTTCGCTGGCGGTGACGCAGAGCTCAAGCGGGGCCCGTTCCAGCGCTGGGTCGACAAGTCCATCCAGGACCCCCAGCGTGTGTACCGCTCGATGTTCTACGTGGTGACGATATTCTTCCTCACCACGACGCTGTTCCCGTTCTACTGGTTGCTGATACTGGCGTTGACGCCGACCGGTCCGAGCGGGACGCTCCCGGAGATCGGGCTGCTTCCGAACGGGTTCGAGGTGAGCACGTTCCAGCTGGTGTTCGATACGATACCGTTCATGCGGTATATGTTCAACAGCCTGTTCCTCGCGCTCAGCACCACGGTCATCGTGCTGTTGCTCGCGAGCCTCGCAGGCTACGTCTTCGGACGCCTGGAGTTCCCGGGACGTCGCGGGCTGATGCTGCTCGTGCTCGCCATCTCGTACTTCCCGCCGGCAGCGTTCTTCCTGCCGCTGTGGGACCTGTTCAACGGGAACGTCAGCCTCTCGCTGCTGGGATACACCATCTCGAGTCCGCAGCTGTACAACACGCCGGGCTCGATGATGCTCCCGTTCAGCGCCATCTTCATGCCGCTGTCCATCTTCATCCTGACGACGTTCTACGGCCAGATTCCGGACGGCCTGGAGGACGCGGCCAGGATAGAGGGGACGACGCGGCTGGGGGCGCTGTTCCGCGTCATCGTGCCGCTGTCGGCACCCGGTGTCGCGACCGCGGGCGTGCTGACGTTCATCGCGGTGTACAACGAGTTCTTCTTCTCGTTCCTGATGACCTCAGGCGAGGCGGAGAACTGGGCACCGGTCGTTGCTGGTATCCTCCAGCTCCGCCGGGCCGGGCAGTTCCAGACCACGTACAACGCGATGGCGGCAGCGAGCATCATCGCGGTCTTACCAGTCACCATCCTCGTGGTGGTCGCACAGGAGAAGATCGTCAGCGGACTCACCTCAGGAGCACTCAAGGAGTAA